One Engystomops pustulosus chromosome 7, aEngPut4.maternal, whole genome shotgun sequence DNA window includes the following coding sequences:
- the LOC140070019 gene encoding olfactory receptor 5B21-like produces MEDFNQTLPDVFYLLGLSTVPHLQVIGSLMFVVLYTIILTGNCLLLITVRISPKLHTPMYFFLSNLSFIDICFSSTIVPVILRNTLSTEKSISVGGCMVQMLCYLGIGAAESLLLAMMAYDRFVAICRPLHYVSIMNTRFCIILAIIPWILGFINSSMQVHITWRLPFCKSHHINYFFCDVPPLLRLSCRDTWLNEISMYLAVGILVLCSFSLTLISYVYIISTILKMHSSRSRYAVFSTCSSHLTVVTLFYGTIMSIYLQPRSNHSVEKDKFVSVLYTVVTPMFNPIIYSIRNKEVKTCIVQNLKQVINPSA; encoded by the coding sequence ATGGAGGACTTTAACCAGACTCTTCCAGATGTGTTCTACCTGCTTGGATTATCTACTGTCCCTCACCTCCAGGTTATAGGGTCCCTTATGTTTGTGGTGTTGTATACTATTATATTGACAGGAAATTGTCTTCTTCTCATTACAGTGAGGATCAGCCCAAAATTACACACCCCTATGTACTTCTTCCTGAGTAATCTCTCCTTCATTGACATCTGCTTCTCCTCCACCATAGTTCCTGTGATCCTCAGGAATACTCTATCCACTGAAAAAAGCATTTCAGTAGGAGGTTGTATGGTCCAGATGCTCTGCTATTTAGGAATTGGGGCAGCAGAATCTCTCCTACTTGCCATGATGGCTTATGATAGGTTTGTAGCCATTTGTAGACCATTACACTATGTCAGTATTATGAACACAagattttgtattattttagCCATAATTCCATGGATTCTTGGTTTCATAAACTCCTCTATGCAAGTGCACATCACCTGGAGACTTCCCTTCTGCAAGAGTCATCATATCAACTATTTCTTTTGTGACGTACCTCCCCTGCTTAGGCTCTCCTGCAGAGATACTTGGCTTAATGAGATATCAATGTATTTAGCAGTTGGGATTCTTGTTTTATGCTCCTTCTCCTTAACTTTGATTTCCTATGTTTACATTATTTCCACCATTTTGAAGATGCACTCTTCACGAAGTAGATATGCAGTGTTTTCTACATGCTCCTCCCATCTCACTGTTGTCACCCTCTTTTATGGAACCATCATGTCCATCTATCTTCAGCCTCGATCTAACCACTCAGTTGAGAAAGACAAGTTTGTATCTGTTCTCTATACTGTGGTGACACCAATGTTTAATCCCATCATCTACAGCATCAGAAATAAGGAGGTTAAGACTTGTATAGTACAAAATCTCAAGCAGGTTATAAATCCTTCTGCTTGA